The Harmonia axyridis chromosome 3, icHarAxyr1.1, whole genome shotgun sequence nucleotide sequence TACCTATTCAGCTTCCCCCAGCCCTTCTGAGAAGCCGTCACTTTTCTGAATGAATGGAGCAATCTCAAACTTTCTTCTGATTttccgtccttttctaccatATGTAAGAATTCAGATACGTTTGACGGCATTAAATTCTTACACGCCAGCCAATGAATACCCAGCGAACTGAAAAAATGTTGTTGGAACATTTGGCAATGTATCATATAATTCCTCTACGTGACAACCCCATCGCTTAAATTTATATAGTGACGATGGGTTGAGCCATATGTTGTTGAAAAAGTCTTCCTCTTGAATatgacagaaaattttttcaggaTCTAATCAATCATTTATATAATATCTGACTGAAAATCAACATCTCCCAAGTTACCTTGAAAATCCTTTTTCAACATATCATCACACAACCCATATTGCCTATTCCAATTTGAAGGGGATGGAATGATCTggtttttatgaggaaaaatgtCCCCTCAAGTACAAAATTGATGGGTTCATGTGATTTTCTaacattttaatatttcaaccAGAAAAGACTTCTGTGTTTTTTCAATGTGACaccttgtatatatatatatatgttaatATCCCAAAAAACTGTTCCAGAATAACAACAGAAATGATTTCCTGAAAATGAAAGTATATTTTCTCTTGGAAAATATAATGTAATGACTCGATTTTATAAATCATATCTGTAAATTAAAGAAATAACATTTAACGTTAATTATTAATCTAATCTTCACTACCAATTATTACTCTGAATTcaaatttcagttattttgaGATCTAATGTGGTTTTATCACATATACAGTTCTTACCTCCTTATATatatcttcttctttatgtgccgtctcctttaagaaggttggctatcatcatggcgatttttacccttgaagaaacttatatatatatataataaacatACCCCCTGTTGCTGGAAAAAGGTTCTTgaaatcgaaagaaaaaaagGGTCATATGTCAACAATATATCTATATATTAATACTTTCATAGtaaaattgaaagtaaaaaatcaataaagatttcaattgttttcgttGAACTTATGACGTGAATCCTTGTTATGttgtaatagaaaatttttaatgttttaaaagtgcatatttttctgaaaattatcaAGAATTTATATTCGTTATCTCTTGTTAAGAAATAGACTATGTTTCAATaggaataaattgaataatattcaaatgaatgaaaactATTAATCATCACAAATATTCTAAacttacaattttatttttgtatctATTGAATCAGTATTTTAAtacttaattgaaaataattcctcAATTATCGGACATAAAGTTGGAATGTATAATGACAACCCAATAATTTAAATATCCAGAAGGTAATGAAACAATGAAATAGTTTAGTTAAAacacattttattttcttaaattaTGTCaccaaaccaaaaaaaaaatttacaatctTCTACCACGACGACCACCCTTCCTGCGAGTAGAATCTGAAGGGATAGGGGTCACATCTTCAATTCTTCCAATTTTCATGTTAGATCTAGCCAAAGCCCTAAGAGCACTTTGTGCTCCTGGTCCTGGAGTCTTTGTGCGGTTACCTCCAGTTGCTCTCAATTTAATGTGTAAAGCAGTAATGCCTAAAGTTTTACATTTTTCAGCTACAtcctgagaaaaaaaaaatcgtgtcAATACTATTCATAACATATCCTGCAAGGTAATATAATCAATTCATGCCATTTATTCAAGAATAAAGGGCACAATATTTGTTGAAGAATGAAAGTACTGATGTTCCTAACCTCATTTAGGGGAAGTTGATTTCTAATGTAGTATAAAGAGAAaaaacggaaagtaaacatttgtgcttgATCCCATAATCGAGAGAAATGGTTCAGTTCAGAAGattagtgtcgccaatcacaattgATCTAGCCGAATCCATAGATGCAGAATGCTGATTTGATTGTTAAATGttttatcaggaatcctttttcCTCAACTACACTATAGCTAAATCatcaaactgagaaaaacattgcaTTTTTGAAGCACAAAAGAATTGTCATTAATAAATCACATTGCAAACTCtttttgagcatcaattgataatttcaaaataaatcaaattatgttacgctactgctctAGTGTCCcatcagacaaggagtgacgaatgttggaatCAAAAcgaatgcatcagttacaaggcaatttccattcctcttattaatgttccaAGATTGTAGGTATTGAAAAATAAGCCGAAGTAACAATGAAATGTCACTGCTTCACTAGCAAGCATAAATCTTATTTCAATTGTTGAGAGTTTAAAATTCGTGGGACTCAACTATAGAAACtttgaaataaaaagattgaAAGATTTATAAATCAATTCCCCCCCGATACACTTGTTATCATATTCAATTAATATGAAAAGAAAATCTACATGTAAATGGAAAAACTTACTTGTGCGGCCAACATAGCAGCATAGGGAGAAGCTTCATCACGATCAGCTTTGACTTTCATACCTCCAGTAACTCTGGAGATGGTTTCCTTTCCAGAAAGATCGGTAACATGTACAAAAGTATCGTTGAAGCTGGCGAATATGTGGGCTACGCCAAATACAACTTCTCCTTCTCTAACTTGGGGGCCAAGAGAAACTTGGACTTCTTCTTTTTGTACTTTTCCTTTACGAGGAGCCATTGTGGatctaaaatttcaaaagtataAACATATTGAACTTCTACAAAAAAGTATAATTTCATAACCTCAATGTCACATACAATTAATCAGAATTTATCTAGGTAAACCTTTGacaaaattattaaagaaaGTATTAAAATCACTGAGTGAATAATAGTACATATTCTAATAGGAGTATTTATGATACTAATTATTaaacttaaattgaaaaaactctaAAACCTACCTCGGATATCGGAAACAGGAATCCTATCAAAAACGCTATGAATTGTTCAAAAGAGAAATGCCATGGGGAATGTTGACAAGTTTGTCAAGTTGTGCATAGAACCAAATTCTTCTTCATAATAGAGAATCGAACTGATATGGCCTCACTAATCAATAAGTTAGCTTTACCGTAGAAAAATTATCTTAAATAGTAATATATATCAAGAGATAAAATGTCTTAAATAtggatttatattattatttatatcggCCATAAAAAACTTCACataaaatttccaaattcaGAATATTATAATATCCACAGTGCAGAGGATTAATGATatgaagtttattattattcctcCGAGATCCACAGAGAAATACCAAGTTGAGTAAAAGTTACCGAGAAATATGATCGAAATTATCACGAAATTGAAATATAGCAGTTATAACTTTCGTTGAGGGCGCTTTAGTCTTCACAAAGATGGCGGAAGGTAAGTGTTCTGTAGGTATCATTGATAAACTACAGTGGCGACACGAGTGGTCtcatttttgattggctgccggTTTCGGAGCCGTTTACctaatttttggaatttattatttattcgaaATGTAAAACCCATTTTTAAGTCACTGTACTCTGTAGtaggtattcttcagttgaataaatttgttctttaTACCAATATATCAGGcctaataattttaattttgatgaaGTGCCAGTTCAGTTCAGTAAAACcttcttaagttctatggttaAGCCCCGctccattcgccatttttaggcttaatttgaacgtattgtcgccactgtgttacCGTACCATTACCTACATAGGTAATATTTCCTTACATTTATTCCTTCGACGCAATATTGCGTTGATATATTTCAATCACTATTTTACTCCTTCTCTGAGAAATATtgtatttcgaataatttgatggaaatttagACATTTTTTGGATGAAATTGTCTTTTGTTCGTTTCATTTCATCTAAATAACtgattttttccaataattttcgaaataatagaaaattatgCATTATTTGATCATTTGATGACAACAAGCTCTTGATGTTTTAATTCTATACCTACATTTTAAAATGTACATCATGTTTGGCGAAGCTTTCTCAAGCCAATTTCGAAGGTGGGCCTTCTCTCCAGGAATTTCACTTTGTTGCCTAGTGATTACCAATGGAATCGCCGGGTTGGCACTCAGTGATCCCTGTCAAATACACCTAAAGTGAAAGATGCGATCCCCAAAACGCCATCTCTCTGGCAGGCAAACAGTCGCATGCATATCTTGAAGGGTTTAAAGTTTAAAGGTTTAAACTTTTCTACTTAAAAGATTCTCGGATGCTATAAGAGCTatatttgaatgatatttgttACAAAAAAAGAAAGACTCGAATTAAGAACAATGCCATCATGAAATTATAATTTAGTTCAATAACAtcggcgtcggatagaacaactctttccatgaaaaaaagtttatatggacgtatatcctaacaagcttcattttagagatgcagggtgttaaagtttgaaaaaaatatccgGTTTTTAACTTATAACAagtattattacattaattGTTTAGATTTTTAGTTATTAAAGACTATatagataatgtaatgtttcgaataaggtaagtgtctcctgttaacattatccagtggcgtagctataggggtgcgatgatccttttcctaatgaaaatctacaccactgccttaattgccgcccctcgaatagtttcactgtttcacccctaacgccggccctgtctCAGTAGACGAATAAACgtttattataattaatttagtcATTAATATAATACTAATTTCTCactaatattttatatttgtaaataATATAGTACCTGCTTTACAGAAAAGTAGatatttctaatgaaaaattacagttttttATCATTGATTCGGTGGATGACCTATatattgtattaaaaaaattttttcttctccttATGGTATTTGATAAGGATAAAAGTAATCTAAATATACAgagtatttcgaaaataactATCATATGAATATGCATTCAGTATGAATGCAGGACAACTTAAACTCGCTTggactgaaaatgaaaatattatatattgaCTGTTATCTACATCAACTAGAACTGAATATGggtcattgaaattttcaagaataccAATGAAAGCGTTTGAGACTTATAATAATTGAAAGATAAAATGTATAAAAGACCCTGCATAatcatttcacaattttcaatgCTGATTCAGACTATCCAAATTGTCCTGCATTCGCCCTGAAAGTATGAAACAACCTGAACATagtatgaaatgaatgaattaatttttattaagcTCATTAGGTAGGTACTAGATACCTAAAAACCACAATGTGAATTGTGATTTGCTCACTCATTAATTATAGGTATCACTTAAATTGAAGCAGCTTTTCTTGTTATCTCTAACAATGGATTCATCATTTCTTGAAAGTATGGTTATTAGGTTCTCCAGTTCAGATTTATTGATATATTCGTCTATGATCTGGAATAAAATGAAGTATCTTGAGTATTGAGAATGGTAAGGACATTTTACTGATAGAAGACAATAGTTCGTCTGAGATTGGTAGGTGCTtgttcagttcaaaacgaaattagagatatttttttccttcaaataaccgatttttatggggtttccaCATCATTTCCTTAAACTATATGctctacatggaagaaagtgaatatttttaaattttagaatggaaaaagtaaatattttggtaacttttcggtTT carries:
- the LOC123675818 gene encoding 40S ribosomal protein S14, whose translation is MAPRKGKVQKEEVQVSLGPQVREGEVVFGVAHIFASFNDTFVHVTDLSGKETISRVTGGMKVKADRDEASPYAAMLAAQDVAEKCKTLGITALHIKLRATGGNRTKTPGPGAQSALRALARSNMKIGRIEDVTPIPSDSTRRKGGRRGRRL